Genomic DNA from Pseudomonas fluorescens:
TCAAGCACCCTGAAGGCCTGGCGATCCTGAAAAAACTGCTCGGCGAAGCCGATATCCTGATCGAGAATTTTCGCCCCGGCGTCCTGGAAAAGCTCGGCCTGGGCTGGGATGTCCTGCACGCGCTGAACCCGAAACTGGTGATGGTGCGGCTTTCGGGCTTCGGCCAGACCGGGCCGATGAAAGATCAGCCGGGGTTTGGCGCGGTGGGCGAATCCATGGGCGGCCTGCGCTACATCACCGGCTTCGAGGACCGCCCGCCAGTGCGTACCGGGATTTCCATCGGCGACTCCATCGCCGCCCTCTGGGGCGTGATCGGCGCATTGATGGCCCTGCGTCACCGCGAGATCAACGGCGGCACCGGGCAAGTGGTGGACGTGGCCCTGTACGAGGCGATTTTCGCCATGATGGAAAGCATGGTGCCGGAGTTCGATGTGTTCGGCTTCATCCGTGAGCGCACCGGCAACATCATGCCCGGCATCACCCCCTCGTCCATCCACACCAGCTCTGACGGAAAGCACGTGCAGATTGGCGCCAACGGCGACGCAATCTTCAAGCGCTTCATGCAGATCATTGGCCGCGACGACCTGGCCAATGACCCGCAACTGGCCAGCAACGATGGCCGTGACAGCCGCCGCGACGAGCTGTACGGTGTCATCGATCGCTGGGTCAACGCGCTGCCGCTCGATAGCGTTATCGACCAATTGAACCAGGCCGGAGTGCCGGCCAGTCGGATCTTCAGCGCCGAGGATATGTTCAGCGACCCACAGTTTCTGGCCCGTGAAATGTTCCTGCAGGCCAAGTTGCCGGACGGCAAGGCGTTCAAGATGCCGGGAATCGTACCGAAACTCTCCGACACCCCGGGCACCTCCGAATGGGTCGGGCCGGCGCTGGGTGAACACAACGCACAAGTGCTCGGCGAGCTTGGCTACGATGCACAGCAGATCGCCAAGCTGCGCACCGAGGGTGCCATTTGACACACCGCAGCAGGCCGTCACAGAAGATCAGACCTGTGGGAGCGCCTGACAGAACGCGCTAAAAACGTAAAAGCCAGGCAAAAAGAAACCCCGAGAAGTGGGGAGACGACTCGGGGTTAAACGTGACCATTCATGGTCCGTACAACAAGCGACAAGCACCGGAGCACAATGCTTGCTCTTGTTGGTAAAGAGTCTGACTCGTCAGGACGTAGGAAGGTTCCCACAACCCCCCAGTCAATTCGCCCCGACCATGACCTTGTCGCGCGCCAGATTGCGCAGCGCCGCAATCACACAGGGCTCCAGGCGGCCCTCGGCAATCAATACATCGCGATGCAGGCCATCGACCACATCCGTCAACTGACGCTTGTCGGTCAATTGGGCCTGATTGAACACTCGCTCGACCATGATGGCCCCGGAGGCATTCTTCAGCGTCACCAGGCATTCGCCCTTGGCGCCGGAGGGAGTCAGCGTGACCAGATACGGGCTCAAAGCCTCACTCAGCAATAGGCTGATACTTTCCATTCGCTCACCCTTCAATAGTCCGAAAACAACTGCATGTTCACAGTAAGTGACCGTGGGCCGCAGCAGAAAGTTCGTCAGCGCACCGGACCGGCACGCCTCCAACCTGTTCAACCGAGCATGCGCGCCCAATATGACAGGCAAACAACAGCCTTCTCTTGAGGCCTTGGCGTGGTGACGGTCGGCGTCAGGCCATCAACTTGTCGCAACGGCGCCGCCGACGCCCGGCATCGGTCCAGCCCCCCAGAATGCCGCGCAACTGCCCATCAGCCCCATAGAAGGGCACCGACCAATGATAGATTTCCCGCAAGCCGCTGCTGAACATCAATTGCCGGTCGAAGAACCGAGACTGGCCGGTGCGCAATTGCTCCATCACCTCCCCATGGAGCAACTCGGCGGTGGCCGGTGGAAATGCCGCCGAATCCGTCAGCCGCGTGCCCCGCAGCTTTTCGAAGCGGGTCGCTAACTGGTCCTCGTAGCTTTTGTTGCACATGACCAGGCGCCCTTCCAGATCCCGGATGAAAATCGGGTCGGGAATGGCGTCCATCAAGGCGCGTTGGAGCATCAATTGGTCCTTGAGGACCGCCTCAGCCTTGAGACGCTGGTCGATCTGTATCTGCAGACGGCGGTTCCATAGCAGGGACAGGAGGCCGAACACCACGACCACGGTCACGCACCAGTACCCCCAGCGGGAAAACCGCTCCCAGATCGATGGCGCCGGCGCGGGTGTGCTGCCGGCCATCCATTTGGAACGCAGCGCGCGCATGTCCTTGGCCGGGAAGGCTTCCAGGGCTTTGTTCAAGATGCTCAGCAGCACGGCCAGGTCCTGGCGTACCGCGAGGTAGTCAGGTTCCCACTTGCCCTCAAGCCCCCTTCCTACCTGCAATTGCCCCGCCGGATAGAGATGCACCCCGGTTTCATTTTCGATGGTGGCATAGGCCTCCCGACTCTCGACCAATGCCCGCGCCTCGCCATAGGTCTTGGTCGTGCGCAATTTGATGGCCGGGTAGTCGCGCCTGATCTCCGCTTCCAGGGCATGCCGCGCCGGCAACGCCAGGACCTTCCCTTCCAGCTGTTCCAGCGAATGGAGGATCGACTCTCCGTCACGGCCAACAAATACCCAGCCCGAGCCACCAAATGCATGGCTGAAGCTCAGGAAATCCCTGCGTTCGTCATTCATCGCCAAGAGGGTCGTCATGTCGGCTTCGCTGTTCTCCAGCATCGTCAGCAACTCGCCGGGGGAGAACGACTCCCGATGCACGAACTCAAGGCCAGTCATTTGCGAGATGCGCTGGAGAATGTCGTGGTTCAGACCGTTCCACTGCCCCAGTTCATTCTTGAACAGGTACAGCGGAAACTGCATCGTGGCCACGATGACGCGTGGGTTCTCCTTGATCCACTTCAATTCCTGCGCATCCAATACCAGCCGCTCGCCAGGATTGAACGGCGGCGTTTCGAAAGCCGCCAACTGCGTCGCATTGCCCCCTTGCACCCAGTGCATCAGGGCCAGGCCCATTACCCAGCCCCGGGCTGGCTTGCATTTGCTAAAAAACGACATCTGCATTTCCTTCGAGATGACTCGCCCGTCCCTCCAAGGGGCGAAAACCTGATCAGTTTGGCATGCAGAAACAAGAAAGCCCGTCAGGAGACGGGCTTCAAAATGTGACAGGTCTAGGCTATCAGAGCGGCTTGCCGCGGTTGCCATGCTGGCTGACAAAGGCCTGCACAGCCTTCAAGTCGTTGGGCAACACGGTGCAACGCTCATCTCGCTCAAACAAATCAGAAAGATGTGCAGGTAGTTCAAGCGCTTTTCCTACACCGGCTTTCTCCACGGCTTCCGGGAACTTGACCGGATGCGCCGTGCCGAGAATCACCATCGGGATGTCCAGGCTACGACGGCACTCACGAGCGGCCCTGACGCCAATGGCCGTGTGCGGATCGAGCAGCTCGCCGCTCTGCGCGAACACCTCGGCGATGGTTTCGCAAGTCTGCTCATCGTCCACGGCCAGGGAGTCGAACAACTTGCGGGCTTCGGTCCAGCGCTCAGGCTCGACGCTGAAACCGCCGCCCTGGCGGAAGCTGTCCATCAGGCCGGCAATCGCCGCACCATTGCGACCGTGCAGGTCGAACAGCAAGCGTTCGAAGTTCGACGACACCATGATGTCCATCGAAGGCGACAGCGTGGCGTGCAGGGTTTCCTTCACGTACTGGTTGCCGCTCATGAAGCGGTGCAGGATGTCGTTGCGGTTGGTGGCGACGATCAATTGATTGATCGGCAGGCCCATGTTGCGCGCCAGGTAACCGGCGAAAATATCGCCGAAGTTGCCGGTCGGCACCGAGAATGACACGGAGCGGGCCGGGCCGCCCAATTGCAGGGCCGCGTGGAAGTAATAAACGATCTGGGCCATGATCCGCGCCCAGTTGATCGAGTTCACCGCCACCAGCCGCGTGCCCTTGAGGAAGCTCTGGTCGGCGAAACTGGCCTTGACCATTTCCTGGC
This window encodes:
- a CDS encoding CaiB/BaiF CoA transferase family protein; this encodes MSLTAKPLAGVKVIELGTLIAGPFASRICGEFGAEVIKVESPDGGDPLRKWRKLYEGTSLWWFVQARNKKSLTLNLKHPEGLAILKKLLGEADILIENFRPGVLEKLGLGWDVLHALNPKLVMVRLSGFGQTGPMKDQPGFGAVGESMGGLRYITGFEDRPPVRTGISIGDSIAALWGVIGALMALRHREINGGTGQVVDVALYEAIFAMMESMVPEFDVFGFIRERTGNIMPGITPSSIHTSSDGKHVQIGANGDAIFKRFMQIIGRDDLANDPQLASNDGRDSRRDELYGVIDRWVNALPLDSVIDQLNQAGVPASRIFSAEDMFSDPQFLAREMFLQAKLPDGKAFKMPGIVPKLSDTPGTSEWVGPALGEHNAQVLGELGYDAQQIAKLRTEGAI
- a CDS encoding DUF3509 domain-containing protein — its product is MESISLLLSEALSPYLVTLTPSGAKGECLVTLKNASGAIMVERVFNQAQLTDKRQLTDVVDGLHRDVLIAEGRLEPCVIAALRNLARDKVMVGAN
- a CDS encoding transporter substrate-binding domain-containing protein; its protein translation is MSFFSKCKPARGWVMGLALMHWVQGGNATQLAAFETPPFNPGERLVLDAQELKWIKENPRVIVATMQFPLYLFKNELGQWNGLNHDILQRISQMTGLEFVHRESFSPGELLTMLENSEADMTTLLAMNDERRDFLSFSHAFGGSGWVFVGRDGESILHSLEQLEGKVLALPARHALEAEIRRDYPAIKLRTTKTYGEARALVESREAYATIENETGVHLYPAGQLQVGRGLEGKWEPDYLAVRQDLAVLLSILNKALEAFPAKDMRALRSKWMAGSTPAPAPSIWERFSRWGYWCVTVVVVFGLLSLLWNRRLQIQIDQRLKAEAVLKDQLMLQRALMDAIPDPIFIRDLEGRLVMCNKSYEDQLATRFEKLRGTRLTDSAAFPPATAELLHGEVMEQLRTGQSRFFDRQLMFSSGLREIYHWSVPFYGADGQLRGILGGWTDAGRRRRRCDKLMA
- the thrC gene encoding threonine synthase, translating into MRYISTRGQAPALNFEDVLLAGLATDGGLYVPENLPRFTQEEIASWAGLPYHELAFRVMRPFVTGSIPDADFKKILEETYGVFSHNAIAPLRQLNGNEWVMELFHGPTLAFKDFALQLLGRLLDYVLQKRGERVVIVGATSGDTGSAAIEGCKHCENVDIFILHPHNRVSEVQRRQMTTIFGDNIHNIAIEGNFDDCQEMVKASFADQSFLKGTRLVAVNSINWARIMAQIVYYFHAALQLGGPARSVSFSVPTGNFGDIFAGYLARNMGLPINQLIVATNRNDILHRFMSGNQYVKETLHATLSPSMDIMVSSNFERLLFDLHGRNGAAIAGLMDSFRQGGGFSVEPERWTEARKLFDSLAVDDEQTCETIAEVFAQSGELLDPHTAIGVRAARECRRSLDIPMVILGTAHPVKFPEAVEKAGVGKALELPAHLSDLFERDERCTVLPNDLKAVQAFVSQHGNRGKPL